The DNA window AAAAAGAGACAAGGCTTCATTCTTGTTAGAGGTATGTCTCGCATATTACCAATTCTAGTTTTGAGATTCCTTGTTAGTTGGATAAATTAATCTTTGACATATTTGTACTTCAGGTAATTGAGTACATTCAATTTCTACAAGAGAAGTTAAATATGTACGAAGGGTCATGCCAAGGTTGGAGTTCAGAGCCTTCAAAATTGGTTCCATGGGTataatcttcttcttgattGACTTTTGTTTTCACCTTgtcattctcttcttcttgattGACTTTTGTTTTCACCTTGTCATTCACCAGTTTGGTGACtttcttgcttcttttttcTGGAAATTGAGTTAGGAAGGTCCCTTAATTATGCTTTTCATGTTAGAAATCGTTTTacaatattgttctttcttttgagaTTATGAGAGTCGTGGATGGATAAGTAACTCCCCTTATTAATGAATGAAACTGCGAACAAACACTTAAAAGCTGCCCTGGCATGTTTGTCCTCCAAACTCTGAAATATCTTGTAATTTGTCTAATCGACTTCTGACAGAAGAATTATAGAGCTGCTGAAAGTTATGTTGATCATTCCCAAGTGGTAAAGCGGGGTTCCAATCATGAGAGCGCTGTCGTTTTTTCCCAAGCAATGCTAACAAATGCACCGAATGTGATGAATGCTGACATGGGTCCTGCTGCAGTACTAAATGCGGTGGATCATACCCTTGTCTCTGCTACTCAAGGACTCCCCATGAGCATGCATGCACAACCAATTGTATTTGAACCTGTTGGAAGAGGTAGTTTATCAACCGAGTCTTTGGACGAGCCTGCATCAGGATCAGAGAACATCTCTTCCAAGACCCAGACCGAATTATTGCAGGGTCGAACCCATGCCACTACTGGTTTTTTGAACCATGCTGTTAGTGATCAGGAGGATCTTTCTGTGGAAAGTGAAATGGAGGGTATCTCAGGTGTCTATTCCCATGGGTGAGCATCTGCCATGAGTTTTATATGAATTGTGTCTGACCTTCGTGATATAAAATTTGGAAGATGCTGCTTCTTTCCCTCTGTTAgctaaattcaaatattctcGGCACAATTGTGAAAACGTGTAGTTGCCTTGTCTGCATGAGGCAGTTCCTTGGTATAACTGTTCTGAATGTAATTTAATCCATGTTCTGGTTTTAGCCctttagttttcttttgtattatGATTGACATGGTTTCTGTATTGAGCAGGTTACTAAGTACCCTGACCCAGGCCCTACAGGCTTCAGGCGTTGATTTGTCACAGACCAACATCTCAGTGAAAGTTGATGTCGGAAGACGAGCAAATAGATCGTTGTCCCTTTCAGAGGTTCAAAATCTTCACCTTGGCCTTTTGAAGTCTTTTCTTCTGCTAGCTAGTTGAATTGATGTGATGTTGTTTCTAATGTGATGTGATCCATTATTTCACCAGGATGACAAAAAACAATCTTTGAACAATCAAATGACGGCACAGAGTTTACATGGCTACTTCAGTGAGGACTCAGAACAAGCTCACAAGAAGCTTAGAACAGGGGTGTAGTGTGTTACTCTGAGCTGCTTCTTTATCTTACCCCTGTGCCTTCTTTGTTCTCTTCCATCTTTGAGTGtgatatcattattatttttttttccttaaatggGTGGGTGGGGGTGGTGTTTTGGGGGATAATCTTGGCCATTTTTTTTACAGGTCATGGTCTGTTAGCAGCAACTGGGATTTCTTTGATTGTAGATGTCTTTCTCCTTGGTCCCAGTTGCTGCAAGGATACAAGGTTAtgcgtgttttttttttctgaagtTTAAGTTATGATAGAAAAGCTTGCATTTTGTAATGTATTGTAGCCTGTAATTCTCCAGATTAATGAGATCCCCTGAGAATATTTTTAGTTGCATGGTTTATGaggttaaaatatttgtatctCTATGATGCTTTTATTTCAGATTGGATATCTAACAGTTCTTAGCGTCTATGATTTTTGTAAGAAAACAACTCTCAGCTGCTCTCATTTAGTTGAGTCACCCATTGTTTCTGTAAGTCCCTGAGAAGAACAGACACCAAATTGTAAGGAACAGATCAAAAAGTGAAAGATGCTAAGAGCTTAGAACTTGGAACATACTTTTTGGTGGAAGAAAAACGAAGATTGAAAGAGCCACAGGAGAGTCTAAATGGCAACAACGAGAAGGCCAAGTAATTAGGAACTTCGGCCGCCATAGTTCCCCTAATGCCATAAGCTGAACAAAACAAGTCCACAGAAGCATTGTTGCCATTGCCCTCGTCTTCCATAGCTTCATTCTCGACCTCGAAACAGTAACCGACAACCTTGTCTTCATCAGAAAATGTAAACTCCATTTCCCAATCATGAACGTAATTACTCTTCTGGTCAGACTCCATTTTTGAACAACCTTTCTTCCCAGCCCCTCACTGATTGGTCTCCAAAGGGGTGGAACCCAGAAGTAACTCAATAAAACACTACCTTATCTAGATTAGATATGCATACGTACATAAACTTAACCCAAATTATACTTTTGTGATCGATTACTAAAAATTATGGAATATTTGTAATGGCCTAAAATGTTGAACTTAATTCAACAAGTCTAACTATCTTGAATTGACCATACTTGAATTGAACGATGACTAAATTctaaaacttaattattttaatttaactctGATTAAGTTTCCTTACCTTTGGAGacgtaattaattaattaatttaaaaataattctaaagacgcatgaaaaatatattagatttGTTTTGGTGTCACCCATATTTGaagataataatataaatgagaGCCAAGTCTCATTTGTGGGCTCATGGCTATGTAGTTACCCCTCCTCAGCCCAATTTCTTAGGCCCACCACATAAAGGTGGGCTCAACAACATACCCTTACTGCCCAAGGCCCACCAAAATGTTTAGGGCTTTTGATTctttaaaccctaaaattttgttattttcatctCTCTGCCGTCGCCCACAAGCTTTTCCTTCCCACTCCcactctctctccctcttctGTTCTCCCACGTTCCCTTCTCCGGCGAGACTCCTGTTTGTTCGACACCAAGACGTTCTTGAGTTGCCAAGTGTTTTGAGGTGAAACAGAAGAGCCGATGAGGAAGCTAAAGTTTCACGAGCAGAAGCTTTTGAAGAAGGTTAACTTCTTAGAATGGAAGAGAGAAGGAGGTCATAGAGAAACCCAAGTGATGCATCGCTATCACATCACCGGACGGGATGATTACAAGAAGTACTTTCCGCTTTCTTCTATCTTCTTCTATTTCTACCGTTTTCTTTGTGTTTACcgct is part of the Cucurbita pepo subsp. pepo cultivar mu-cu-16 chromosome LG03, ASM280686v2, whole genome shotgun sequence genome and encodes:
- the LOC111789908 gene encoding transcription factor BIM2-like isoform X1, which produces MVKSSKSVHERFQDDGNELGVKIEGKSGDSKASGHRSKHSETEQRRRSKINERFQILRDLIPQNDQKRDKASFLLEVIEYIQFLQEKLNMYEGSCQGWSSEPSKLVPWKNYRAAESYVDHSQVVKRGSNHESAVVFSQAMLTNAPNVMNADMGPAAVLNAVDHTLVSATQGLPMSMHAQPIVFEPVGRGSLSTESLDEPASGSENISSKTQTELLQGRTHATTGFLNHAVSDQEDLSVESEMEGISGVYSHGLLSTLTQALQASGVDLSQTNISVKVDVGRRANRSLSLSEDDKKQSLNNQMTAQSLHGYFSEDSEQAHKKLRTGV
- the LOC111789908 gene encoding transcription factor BIM2-like isoform X2; amino-acid sequence: MVKSSKSVHERFQDDGNELGVKIEGKSGDSKASGHRSKHSETEQRRRSKINERFQILRDLIPQNDQKRDKASFLLEVIEYIQFLQEKLNMYEGSCQGWSSEPSKLVPWNYRAAESYVDHSQVVKRGSNHESAVVFSQAMLTNAPNVMNADMGPAAVLNAVDHTLVSATQGLPMSMHAQPIVFEPVGRGSLSTESLDEPASGSENISSKTQTELLQGRTHATTGFLNHAVSDQEDLSVESEMEGISGVYSHGLLSTLTQALQASGVDLSQTNISVKVDVGRRANRSLSLSEDDKKQSLNNQMTAQSLHGYFSEDSEQAHKKLRTGV